A stretch of the Halomarina ordinaria genome encodes the following:
- a CDS encoding winged helix-turn-helix transcriptional regulator — protein sequence MRTLDETDFEILRLLTEDARRPYREMADAVNLSSPSVSDRVSRLQDMGIIRRFTLDLDRSKLRGGVPVLVELAVQPDIVEDIRDTLALADGVEHVFTASDPRVFFQSRLPNADVRTFLVDTFDKGQWEAITDYEVVVLTSADWTPQISGTDLAVTCAQCSNPVSEDGHTLELDGSLYYLCCPSCLEQFQSRYEQFSANA from the coding sequence ATGCGTACCTTAGACGAGACTGACTTCGAAATCCTTCGGCTCCTAACCGAAGATGCACGCCGACCCTACCGTGAAATGGCTGACGCCGTCAATCTCAGCTCACCATCGGTATCTGACCGCGTCAGTCGTCTACAGGACATGGGAATTATCCGCCGGTTCACGCTCGACCTCGACCGCTCAAAACTCCGTGGCGGTGTTCCCGTTCTCGTGGAACTCGCAGTTCAACCCGATATTGTCGAAGACATCCGGGATACCCTTGCACTGGCAGATGGCGTCGAGCACGTGTTCACCGCCTCTGACCCTCGCGTATTCTTCCAGTCGCGCCTCCCGAACGCAGATGTTCGGACGTTCCTAGTGGACACGTTCGATAAGGGGCAGTGGGAAGCGATTACCGATTACGAGGTCGTCGTTCTCACGAGTGCTGACTGGACGCCCCAGATTAGTGGAACTGACCTTGCAGTTACCTGTGCCCAGTGTAGCAACCCCGTGAGTGAGGACGGTCATACGCTCGAACTTGACGGTAGTCTATACTATCTCTGTTGTCCCTCCTGTCTGGAGCAGTTCCAATCACGGTACGAGCAGTTCAGCGCGAACGCCTGA
- a CDS encoding alpha/beta fold hydrolase has protein sequence MIHTDWVTEQESVRVETSFHEFDVAYREEGAGDSVTLFIHGIPTWGYLFRDVYTAANHAVVPDLAGYGYTDHLGEGGYDRSIRTQEELLEGFLDELGYDSVQIVAHDIGGGTALRLAAHSPERVEKLVLSNSACYDNWPVRFIHGQGQPDEAREWTAEDVDEKFQFVFGEGTYGDEDETFVAGMKAPFLERDRDLQAFARNAVSTNSNHTLEVSHLISDIDVPTLLLWGGDDILVSTEWADRLASDLPDAEKEYLNNAYHWVMQDRPEAYRAALEQFLD, from the coding sequence ATGATCCACACAGACTGGGTAACAGAGCAAGAGTCGGTCCGGGTCGAGACCAGTTTTCACGAGTTCGACGTCGCCTACCGTGAGGAAGGGGCAGGCGACTCAGTGACCCTCTTCATCCATGGGATTCCAACATGGGGGTATCTCTTCAGAGACGTGTACACAGCCGCCAATCACGCAGTGGTTCCTGACCTTGCTGGGTATGGATACACAGACCACCTCGGCGAAGGAGGATATGACCGCTCGATTCGTACCCAAGAGGAGCTCCTTGAAGGCTTCCTTGACGAACTCGGCTACGACTCGGTTCAGATCGTCGCCCACGACATCGGTGGGGGTACGGCCCTCAGGCTGGCGGCCCACAGCCCGGAACGCGTCGAGAAGCTCGTCCTCTCGAACAGCGCCTGCTACGACAATTGGCCAGTGAGGTTCATCCACGGCCAAGGCCAACCAGATGAGGCTCGCGAGTGGACCGCAGAGGACGTCGACGAGAAGTTCCAGTTCGTCTTCGGCGAGGGAACCTACGGCGACGAGGACGAGACGTTCGTTGCGGGGATGAAAGCCCCCTTCCTCGAACGGGACCGCGACCTACAGGCGTTTGCACGCAACGCCGTCTCGACCAACAGCAACCACACGCTCGAAGTCTCTCACCTGATTTCCGATATCGATGTCCCAACCCTGTTACTATGGGGTGGTGACGACATCCTCGTCTCCACGGAGTGGGCCGACAGACTCGCTTCGGACCTCCCGGATGCGGAGAAAGAGTACCTCAACAACGCCTACCACTGGGTGATGCAGGACCGGCCTGAGGCGTATCGGGCAGCGTTAGAACAATTTCTCGACTGA
- a CDS encoding type B DNA-directed DNA polymerase — protein sequence MPFKIDYLDEGVLEWELTTDGAVAKHNPHFTPSLYASTPPGTSDETALLKLDDRVESLPQVTGTRLTMKRPGFRYGEQPVLHIAVTDLEAVEEVAWFVARQGPPGDYRLFNVDFSREFRYCLERNVSALPCRRPTTLSLSIPQRQIAAGELECLTIDGEEYTGSPLELLTTVEEHVQTVDPDMLVVNTGDVVPTLFDTAEGYDQPFCLGRRPGYQRLAGRSTYESYGRVGHSPARYNIPGRVILDESNAFVWHEAGLDGCLDLVERSGKPLQELGWASIGNVLTAIQIREATRRNVLVQWKAWRPERFKTMRQLHAADRGGVTLSPAVGLHADVHELDFASLYPNIICTRNLSPETVRCDCHPDRVDLEDLGYSVCDTEGYLPDVLQPLIDDRAAIKERIAETDDPAERATLEGRSAAIKWILVSCFGYQGFSNAKFGRIEVHEAINAIARDILLDAKTTLETAGWRVLHGIVDSLWVTPRVDEPRPLDAVAAEITEQSGITLEYEAAYDWLMLLPQRSSEAGALTKYVGKRVGVDRADNGAFKYRGIECRQRSTPPFVASVQRDFVRTLDAHLAHLSVEEWPGDAFDIVCQRLRGHLGTLDRGAVSPEQLVIDQRTSKPREAYQQATRAVAVLERADDTGLPVYPGQSVQYVVVDASRTGRERVRLASEVETGEYDVEFYKQLLVRAAESVLTPLGWREREIQSYLATYEDVSLNSF from the coding sequence ATGCCGTTCAAAATTGACTACCTCGACGAGGGAGTCCTCGAGTGGGAGCTCACCACTGACGGAGCGGTCGCCAAGCACAACCCGCACTTCACCCCGTCGCTGTACGCGAGCACACCTCCTGGGACATCTGACGAGACCGCGCTGCTCAAATTAGACGACAGGGTTGAATCCCTACCACAGGTCACCGGAACGCGACTGACGATGAAACGACCAGGGTTCAGATACGGCGAGCAGCCCGTCCTGCACATCGCCGTCACCGACCTGGAGGCCGTCGAGGAGGTGGCGTGGTTCGTCGCCCGGCAGGGCCCCCCCGGTGACTACCGCCTGTTCAACGTCGACTTCTCACGGGAATTTCGCTACTGTCTCGAGCGAAATGTGAGCGCTCTCCCTTGTCGGAGGCCGACGACGCTCTCGCTCTCCATCCCCCAGCGACAGATCGCTGCTGGCGAGCTCGAGTGCCTCACGATCGACGGCGAAGAGTACACCGGCAGCCCACTGGAGCTCCTCACGACCGTCGAAGAGCACGTCCAGACGGTCGACCCCGACATGCTAGTGGTCAACACCGGGGACGTCGTCCCGACGCTTTTCGACACCGCAGAGGGGTACGACCAGCCGTTCTGCCTCGGACGGCGTCCTGGGTATCAACGACTCGCCGGGCGGTCGACATACGAAAGCTATGGGCGGGTTGGTCACTCACCAGCGCGCTACAACATTCCGGGGAGAGTAATCCTCGACGAGTCCAACGCCTTCGTCTGGCACGAAGCCGGCCTCGACGGGTGTCTCGACCTCGTCGAACGGTCGGGGAAGCCGCTGCAAGAACTCGGTTGGGCGTCGATCGGCAACGTCCTGACCGCCATTCAGATCCGCGAGGCGACTCGGCGCAACGTCCTGGTTCAGTGGAAGGCGTGGCGACCGGAACGCTTCAAGACGATGCGCCAGCTCCACGCCGCCGACCGTGGGGGGGTGACGCTCTCGCCTGCTGTGGGCCTCCATGCCGACGTTCACGAACTCGATTTTGCCTCCCTGTACCCGAACATCATCTGCACGCGCAACCTCTCGCCCGAGACCGTCCGCTGTGACTGCCACCCGGACCGCGTCGACCTGGAGGACCTCGGCTACTCAGTGTGTGATACCGAGGGTTACCTGCCAGATGTCCTCCAGCCGCTCATTGACGACCGGGCGGCGATTAAGGAACGGATTGCCGAGACAGACGACCCCGCAGAGCGCGCGACGCTGGAAGGCCGCTCGGCGGCCATCAAGTGGATACTCGTCTCGTGTTTCGGCTATCAGGGGTTCTCGAACGCGAAGTTCGGCCGCATCGAAGTCCACGAGGCGATCAACGCCATCGCTCGCGATATCCTGCTGGACGCGAAGACCACACTCGAAACAGCCGGTTGGCGCGTCCTGCACGGGATCGTCGATTCGCTCTGGGTGACGCCTCGCGTCGACGAGCCACGTCCGCTCGATGCGGTCGCCGCGGAAATTACCGAGCAGTCGGGAATCACTCTCGAGTACGAAGCAGCCTACGACTGGCTCATGCTCCTCCCGCAGCGCTCATCCGAAGCAGGGGCACTCACCAAGTACGTCGGAAAGCGGGTGGGTGTCGACCGTGCGGACAATGGGGCGTTCAAATATCGCGGTATCGAGTGTCGCCAGCGCTCGACACCCCCATTCGTCGCGTCGGTCCAGCGAGACTTCGTCCGGACGCTGGATGCACACCTTGCTCACCTCTCAGTCGAGGAGTGGCCGGGCGACGCCTTCGATATCGTCTGCCAGCGGCTCCGGGGACACCTCGGGACACTCGACCGCGGCGCTGTCTCACCTGAGCAGTTAGTCATCGACCAGCGGACCTCGAAACCCCGCGAGGCATATCAACAGGCGACCCGGGCGGTTGCCGTGCTTGAAAGGGCCGATGACACCGGTCTTCCAGTGTATCCCGGGCAATCAGTCCAGTATGTCGTCGTCGATGCCTCCCGAACAGGGCGCGAGCGAGTGCGACTCGCCAGTGAGGTCGAGACAGGTGAATATGACGTCGAGTTCTACAAGCAACTGCTCGTCAGAGCAGCGGAGAGCGTGCTCACTCCACTAGGCTGGCGAGAACGAGAGATTCAATCGTATCTCGCCACCTATGAGGACGTATCTCTCAACTCATTCTGA
- a CDS encoding PadR family transcriptional regulator has protein sequence MDLFELTGIQRDLLYVIAGFDKPSGQELKSELEDQTGDDITHGRLYPNLDTLVNSGYVEKGELDRRTNWYRLAEKGRQALTSRHEWEDSYIAEEPTLNPRGQ, from the coding sequence ATGGATCTCTTCGAACTTACGGGAATCCAACGTGACCTCCTGTACGTAATCGCCGGTTTTGACAAGCCATCAGGTCAGGAGCTTAAAAGCGAACTCGAGGATCAAACAGGGGACGACATCACGCACGGTCGTCTGTATCCGAACCTCGACACGCTCGTCAACTCGGGATACGTCGAGAAGGGAGAACTCGACCGTCGCACAAACTGGTACAGGCTCGCCGAGAAAGGCCGCCAGGCACTGACGTCTCGCCACGAATGGGAAGACTCATACATCGCAGAGGAACCCACTTTGAACCCCAGGGGACAGTGA
- a CDS encoding DUF7344 domain-containing protein, whose amino-acid sequence MERDGHVSVDDIFQLLSHNRRRLALQYFKQYHNPIALDDLAFRIARWEQPPAATPARVEVDQTRTALQKTHLPMFSEMGFIEYQTVNQTIRCNDATISAAMESAINVIGFLFDERNAAGDE is encoded by the coding sequence ATGGAGCGAGACGGGCACGTATCAGTTGATGATATCTTCCAGTTACTGAGTCACAACCGACGTCGGCTCGCGCTCCAATATTTCAAGCAATATCACAACCCTATTGCACTCGACGATCTCGCGTTCCGGATCGCTCGGTGGGAACAGCCCCCCGCAGCCACACCTGCACGAGTAGAGGTCGACCAGACCCGAACAGCCCTCCAGAAGACGCACCTTCCAATGTTCAGTGAAATGGGATTCATCGAGTACCAGACAGTCAATCAGACGATTCGGTGTAACGATGCGACGATCAGCGCTGCAATGGAGAGTGCAATCAACGTGATCGGATTTTTGTTCGATGAGAGAAACGCTGCAGGCGACGAGTGA
- a CDS encoding helix-turn-helix domain-containing protein, protein MIVIVDISIPADQFPLGRVLDAFPDVEIELERLVPMHEAIIPLFWVSDGDTDAIEETLRADPVTKSVTQLTRADTRTLYEVEWSTEVNGLVQALLATDAQLLAAEGTARVWDFRIQFRSRGDLTRFRQACEERGISLTLRRLYNPTLPEQSGSLSDEQYEALMSAYKTGYFDVPRSSNMGDLAAEFGVSDSAFSQRIRRGISALIADTLMPEFGSSER, encoded by the coding sequence ATGATCGTTATCGTTGACATCAGTATCCCAGCCGACCAATTTCCGCTCGGCCGGGTTCTCGACGCCTTTCCGGACGTCGAAATCGAACTGGAGCGGCTGGTCCCAATGCACGAGGCGATTATCCCACTCTTCTGGGTCTCCGACGGTGACACGGACGCCATCGAGGAGACGCTCCGGGCGGACCCCGTCACGAAATCGGTTACGCAACTCACCCGGGCCGACACGCGTACTTTGTACGAGGTGGAGTGGAGCACCGAGGTGAACGGCCTCGTCCAAGCGCTACTGGCGACCGATGCACAGCTACTCGCAGCCGAAGGGACGGCCCGAGTCTGGGACTTTCGCATTCAATTTCGGAGTCGAGGCGACCTGACACGGTTCCGTCAGGCGTGCGAAGAAAGAGGAATCTCGCTGACACTCCGCCGCCTCTACAACCCAACCCTTCCCGAACAGAGTGGAAGCCTCTCGGACGAACAGTACGAGGCACTCATGAGTGCCTATAAGACGGGGTACTTTGACGTCCCCCGAAGTAGCAACATGGGTGATCTCGCCGCCGAATTCGGTGTGAGTGATAGTGCGTTCTCCCAGCGCATCCGTCGGGGTATCTCCGCACTCATCGCCGATACCCTCATGCCGGAGTTCGGCTCGAGCGAGCGGTGA
- a CDS encoding Cdc6/Cdc18 family protein, whose amino-acid sequence MAMFTPDENIFADEYPLRENYQPQQIQERDQELEKFQNALQPVINGAPPKNIFLYGKTGVGKTVATNYLLNHLQQDAQSYDIDLNVIKQPCNNISSSYQVAVNLLNQLRGPTESVSTTGYPQQDVFNMLYRELDELGGTVLIVLDEIDNIGSNDDILYELPRAESNGYVDDVWPGIIGISNDFTFRDNLSPKVKDTLCEEEIHFPPYDAEELGAILGDRAEKAFHENVLSGDVVPLAAAFAAQDSGSARQGLRLLHKAGELARANDDREVVDDHVRQAQTELERDQLEDGMRELTTQGHLVLCAVSAFEITNVAPVRTQEIYDRYVTYAERVDVDALGERRIRDHLSELSLHGFLQVSQRNDGFHGGSYYEYELNVDLESVVAVLQEISRLEDIPTQLSEASQ is encoded by the coding sequence ATGGCGATGTTCACGCCGGATGAGAACATTTTCGCGGATGAGTACCCGTTGCGTGAAAACTATCAGCCACAGCAGATTCAAGAACGTGACCAAGAGCTCGAGAAATTTCAGAACGCCTTACAGCCGGTGATCAACGGAGCGCCGCCGAAGAACATCTTTCTGTACGGTAAGACTGGCGTCGGGAAGACCGTGGCCACGAACTATCTGCTCAATCACTTGCAGCAGGACGCTCAATCGTATGATATCGATCTGAACGTGATCAAGCAGCCATGCAACAACATCTCCAGTAGTTACCAGGTCGCAGTCAACCTACTCAATCAGCTTCGTGGCCCGACCGAATCTGTGTCCACGACCGGGTATCCGCAGCAGGACGTGTTCAACATGCTGTACCGTGAGCTCGACGAACTTGGCGGAACTGTTCTCATTGTACTCGACGAAATCGATAACATCGGATCGAACGATGACATCCTGTACGAGTTGCCTCGAGCCGAGAGCAATGGCTATGTTGACGATGTGTGGCCGGGTATCATCGGTATCTCGAACGACTTCACATTCCGAGATAACCTGAGTCCGAAAGTGAAGGACACGCTGTGCGAGGAGGAGATCCATTTTCCGCCATATGATGCCGAAGAATTAGGAGCGATTCTCGGCGACCGGGCGGAGAAAGCGTTTCACGAAAACGTGTTGAGTGGTGATGTTGTGCCGCTGGCAGCAGCATTTGCAGCTCAGGATAGCGGGTCTGCAAGGCAAGGTCTTCGTCTGCTGCACAAAGCCGGTGAGCTGGCTCGAGCGAATGATGACCGCGAGGTTGTCGATGACCATGTTCGACAGGCCCAAACCGAGTTGGAACGCGACCAGTTAGAAGACGGGATGCGTGAGTTGACGACGCAGGGACATCTGGTACTGTGTGCGGTTTCAGCCTTCGAGATAACTAATGTAGCCCCCGTCCGTACACAGGAAATCTACGACCGCTATGTGACGTATGCAGAGCGAGTAGATGTGGATGCATTGGGCGAGCGTCGTATCCGTGATCACTTGAGCGAGTTATCGCTTCACGGATTCCTGCAGGTATCTCAGCGGAATGATGGATTCCACGGCGGCAGCTATTACGAATATGAGTTGAATGTTGACTTGGAGTCAGTGGTGGCTGTGCTGCAGGAAATTAGCCGGTTGGAGGATATCCCGACGCAGTTGAGCGAAGCAAGTCAGTAG
- a CDS encoding type II toxin-antitoxin system HicA family toxin, translating to MSRPITSYVSSASIQMRTDPGRNPPTTSLTSCSDSWMVSRDFSGKDVITVLCNTGNFWVGRITGDHYILKWEHPDGPDVEQRTVVVPYHDRLRTGTLRSIAEQAGANDFGHLLRSKGRSLSVDSRSGRPYWVAGE from the coding sequence ATGAGCCGACCGATAACGAGCTACGTGAGCTCGGCATCGATCCAGATGAGAACCGATCCCGGAAGGAATCCCCCGACGACGTCCCTGACGTCTTGCAGTGACTCGTGGATGGTTTCTCGCGATTTCTCCGGTAAAGATGTCATTACGGTCCTCTGTAACACTGGAAACTTCTGGGTGGGCCGGATTACTGGTGACCACTACATTTTGAAGTGGGAGCATCCGGATGGTCCGGATGTCGAGCAGCGTACTGTGGTCGTTCCCTACCACGACCGTCTCCGGACAGGAACACTGCGCAGTATTGCGGAGCAGGCCGGCGCAAACGACTTCGGTCACCTTCTCCGCTCTAAAGGGCGGAGCTTGTCGGTGGACTCCCGTTCTGGCCGACCCTACTGGGTGGCAGGCGAGTAG
- a CDS encoding type II toxin-antitoxin system HicB family antitoxin: MSTGREIRLVEEDNGWVGTDVSAGVTSQGETRNEALEQLDDAIAGVEGAGHEPTDNELRELGIDPDENRSRKESPDDVPDVLQ, encoded by the coding sequence ATGAGTACCGGTCGGGAGATACGCCTCGTCGAGGAAGACAACGGGTGGGTGGGCACTGATGTCAGTGCCGGCGTCACGAGTCAGGGTGAAACACGGAACGAGGCACTGGAGCAACTCGACGACGCAATCGCCGGCGTCGAAGGGGCAGGTCATGAGCCGACCGATAACGAGCTACGTGAGCTCGGCATCGATCCAGATGAGAACCGATCCCGGAAGGAATCCCCCGACGACGTCCCTGACGTCTTGCAGTGA